In a genomic window of Zingiber officinale cultivar Zhangliang chromosome 9B, Zo_v1.1, whole genome shotgun sequence:
- the LOC122024463 gene encoding 24-methylenesterol C-methyltransferase 2-like: MDLSTAMWTAAVLGAAAVYWFVWVMGSAEVKGKRAVNLTTGFIGRDKAQEKHNQVWSFFVRSKEDIAAASDEDKMPSIVETYYDLVTDIYEWGWGQSFHLSPSLPGRSHREATRIYEERVADAIAARPGQRIIDVGCGVGGPMRTIAAHSGADIVGITICDYQVSRAREHNRKAGLDRRCEVVRGNFLEMPFPEASFDGAYSVQAICHAPRLEDVYREVFRVLKPGALFVTDDWVTTALYRPDDPRHVEAIRGTERGGALATLRAQHELAATARQVGFEVLEERDLALPPAEPWWTRLKMSRLAYWRNHLLISVLAVLRIAPKGMVEVHEMLCEAAAHMSYAGETGIFTPLQMILCRKPSIKP; the protein is encoded by the coding sequence ATGGATCTCTCGACGGCAATGTGGACGGCGGCGGTTCTCGGCGCTGCTGCGGTCTACTGGTTCGTGTGGGTGATGGGCTCGGCGGAAGTGAAAGGTAAGCGGGCAGTGAACCTTACGACGGGATTTATCGGGCGAGATAAGGCGCAGGAGAAGCACAATCAGGTCTGGTCCTTCTTTGTCCGCTCCAAGGAGGACATTGCCGCCGCGTCCGACGAAGACAAGATGCCTTCCATCGTCGAAACCTACTACGACCTCGTCACTGACATCTACGAATGGGGATGGGGGCAGTCCTTCCACCTCTCGCCCTCACTTCCCGGCCGCTCCCACCGGGAGGCCACCCGCATCTACGAGGAGCGCGTCGCTGATGCCATAGCCGCTCGTCCGGGACAACGAATCATCGACGTGGGATGCGGCGTCGGCGGCCCGATGCGCACCATTGCTGCCCACTCCGGCGCCGACATCGTCGGCATCACCATCTGCGACTACCAGGTCTCCCGCGCCCGCGAGCACAACCGCAAGGCCGGCCTCGACAGGCGCTGCGAAGTCGTCCGCGGCAACTTCCTCGAGATGCCCTTCCCGGAAGCCTCCTTCGACGGCGCTTACTCCGTCCAGGCCATCTGCCACGCTCCCCGCCTGGAGGACGTCTACCGCGAGGTCTTCCGCGTGCTCAAGCCCGGCGCCCTTTTCGTGACCGACGATTGGGTCACCACTGCGCTGTACCGGCCGGACGATCCGCGCCACGTCGAGGCCATCCGCGGGACCGAGCGCGGCGGCGCGCTCGCAACCCTCCGTGCGCAGCACGAGTTGGCGGCAACCGCGCGCCAGGTGGGCTTCGAGGTCCTGGAGGAGCGCGATCTGGCGCTACCCCCGGCGGAGCCGTGGTGGACGCGTCTCAAGATGAGCCGCTTAGCCTACTGGCGCAACCACCTTCTGATCTCCGTCCTCGCCGTGCTGCGCATCGCCCCGAAGGGCATGGTCGAGGTCCACGAGATGCTTTGCGAGGCCGCGGCCCACATGAGCTATGCCGGCGAGACCGGCATCTTCACCCCCCTGCAAATGATCCTCTGCCGAAAACCTTCCATCAAGCCGTAA
- the LOC122025132 gene encoding acid phosphatase 1-like translates to MEPFQSLPFLLLYGSAIAIAIAIASADSSHSLLRMRIAPAGAGGAADGLFCDSWRLSVETNNAGYWRTIPPKCLEIVATYVNGDRYLSDSDIIAVDCLSFAETVRIVGDKKDVWVFDIDETLLSNVPYYSVHGFV, encoded by the coding sequence ATGGAGCCCTTCCAATCCCTTCCTTTCCTTCTCCTCTACGGCTCCGCCATCGCCATCGCCATCGCCATTGCCTCCGCCGACTCTTCGCACTCCCTCCTCCGCATGCGCATCGCTCCCGCCGGCGCCGGAGGAGCCGCCGACGGCCTCTTCTGCGACAGCTGGAGGCTCTCCGTGGAAACCAACAACGCCGGGTACTGGCGGACCATCCCGCCCAAGTGCCTCGAGATCGTAGCGACCTACGTGAACGGGGACCGCTACTTGTCCGACTCCGATATCATCGCCGTTGACTGCTTGTCCTTCGCCGAGACTGTCCGGATCGTGGGCGACAAGAAGGATGTGTGGGTCTTCGACATCGACGAGACGCTGCTTTCCAATGTTCCCTACTATTCCGTCCACGGATTCGTGTAA